The sequence below is a genomic window from Flavobacterium lipolyticum.
CACACAATCGGCAAAATTTCGAATATCTCCTTCAATTAATCTAAAATTTGAATTTGAAATAAAATCCTTTAAATTATGACGATGACCTGTCGAAAAATTATCCAGACAAACCACTTTATACCCAAGTCCTAAAAAATATTCCGATAAATTTGATCCGATAAATCCAGCTCCACCTGTAATCAAAATTGTATGTTGTTTTGATGTACTCATTTGCTTCCACTTATTTTTTATTGAATTTACTCAAAATCGTCTTCCAAACACTATGTTTTTTCTCTTCATCGTGATAACCGTTTGCATAAGCTCCGTAACCGTATCCATAAGCCGCTCCATATTTTGCCTTATTCTCATAACCATTTAACACAATGCTGGCATTATTCAGTTCCCCTCTTTTAACTCTGGTATTTAGCAATGTAATCATATCCTTTTTGGTATAATTTTGCCTTACTATATAAAGAGTTACATCTGCAAACTGTGCAAGTTCTAACGCATCCGAAACTAACCCAACCGGAGGTGTATCCAGAATAATATAATCATATTTTTGCTTCAGCTCTAGGATCATCTCTCTCATCACATCACTCAAAATTAACTCTGAGGGATTTGGCGGAATTGGCCCCGAAAGTATAACATCAAGATTTGGAACTCCTGTATGGTGTGTAATTTCTTCTAAACTATTTTGCTTTATGAGGTAATTCACAACACCGATTTGATTTTTCAAATTGAACTCATCTGCCAATCTCGGTTTTCTTAAATCCAAACCAAGAATTACCGTTTTCTTTTCGCTTAAAGCAAATACTGTAGCAATATTTATGGAGCAAAATGTCTTTCCTTCACCACTTATTGACGACGTAATCATAAGAGTTTTCGAACCACTCACCTGCTGTTTCTTGTATAAAAACTGTAAAGAGGAACGTATAGCTCTAAATGCTTCCGATAATGCCGATTTTGGCTTGTCTAATACCGCCAAACTTAACGAATCTTTATTTACTCCGATGATACCAATTAACGGTATTTGTGTCAATTTACTAATATCTTCAGTATTCTGGATCGAGTTGTTGATAAAGAAAATTCCAAAAACAAACAGCAAAGGAATTAACATCCCTAAAAACAATGCCAATACGTAGTTTACAGAAGTTTTCGGGCCAATTAATCCTCCTCCGATATCTTTTGCAGGATCAATAAAATGAATGTCCGACAAATTGGATGCTTTTACGATCTCAGCTTCGTTTCTTTTTTTCAAAAATTCAGTATAAATATTGTCACTTAAGTCATATTTTCTTTGAATTTTCAGCAACTCCTGTTGTTCTTCCGGAAGTTTTTTTACAGTACTTTCTGCCTGACCTATTTTTGCATTTACCATAGCCAAATCTGTCAGTAACGATCCTTTCGCAGAAGCTATATTTTCTAATAAAACACTTTTTATAGCCTGCATTTGATTATCAAAATCCTTGAAAATCTTATCGCTTTTTACGGCGTAAGCCATTTCTGATCTTTGTGTAGATAGCGCAATAAGTTTCGACACATTCACAACAACATTTGGATCTTCAATCCCTGCTACTGTAGGAGCCGGTAGTCTTGAATAGTCGTTGCTATTATTTAAATACGATTTTAAAGAATTATAATACGCAATTTTTCTTGTGACCTGATCTTTTTCAACATCAAAATCCATTATTTTATCCGAAACCTTAGCTCCTCCAGCTTCAATTTCGTAAATATTTTTATCTTTTCTAAACGATTTCAACTCATTACCTGTTTGCTTCAATTGCGTTTCCATAGCAATAAGAGTACTATCAATAAATCGAATAGTATTTGTTGCAAACTGATTTTTTCCGTCCAGCTGAATTTTGATTAACATTTTTACTGTCGAATTCAAATATTCAACCATCCTGGCTTTATTGGTACCTTGCATCCCCAGAGTCAATATTGATCCTCCTTTTTCATCAGCGTTGACACTCACACCTCTATAACCCGATACTGTTCCGTCAAAATCATTAAATCTAACAAAATACTCATTTCCAGTATAAAATCCCGGATTATCATTTATCTGTAAATTCCAGTTTAAAAAAGGAAGCGTGACTTGTTCTCCAGCTTTACACCTTCTCACATACTCTTTAGGCTGAACGGTTGTATTACTATAGCTCTTATTGGAATACGTAATTAATGAAACTGAATTACTTTCAAATGGAATTCGAATTTCATATTCAGTTGGACTCAAAAACTTAATACCAATTAATGTATTAGCGAGCTGCGCTTTTGTTTTGTCAATTTTCACGTAAAAAGGAACCGCACCGTAAGCATCAACTAAATTATATTTTCCCTGAACAAGATAATCAATATAAAACTGTAATTTATCCACAACCAGCTCGTTGTGTGATCTTGATTGTATAACAGTTGTGATTCCGTTTACCTGATCTGAAACACCACCCCAATTAAAAACTAAACTTGTATTGGAGGTAAAAAAAGGATTTCGTTCTTCCTTAATTGAAACCATAGTCTGCATTCCGTAAATTTTTTCTTTACGAATGTTTACCTGATAAGCAATAGCAAAAGCTATTATCAGACTGACTAAAAACAATTTCCAGTAACTGGCGATTTTCAGTAAGAATCCCTTAAAATCAAAATTTGAATGATTTTCAAAAATGGAAAAATCTTTAATATCTAACATCTTTTGAATTTAATTTTAGTTTTTAAGCAACAAATATACCGTTGTCGCCAAAGACAAAACCGTAATAATTGTAGTAATAGATTCTATCCCCGTTTTTCCAGTTCCCCAAGATTTTTGCTTAACTGGTTTTACATAAATATAATCGTTAGGCTGTAAATAAAAATAAGGCGATTTCATCACATTTATATCCGTCAAATCGATATCCTGCATCTGAACACCTGTTGGAGTTTGACGAATTACAGTTACCGCTTTTCTATTACCTGTAATGGAGATATCTCCAGCATTTGCAATAGCTTCCATAATATTTACATGTTCCTGAAACAGCGTTTTAGTTCCGGTACTACCTACTTCTCCATTTATGGTATATCTAAAACCAGCCAATTTTACCGTAACAAAAATATTCGCTTCACTTTTAAAATATTCTTCCAGTAGTTTTTTTTCAATTCGAACACGAATCTCTTCAAGGGTATACCCAATAACATTAATTTCTCCTAAAACCGGCATTCTGATATTACCATGATCGTCAACCGTAAATCCATTAAAATATAACCCTGATTCCGATTTTCCTGTTCCCGAAGAAGCACTCTCCGTAGTATTAAAAATCGAAACTAACTTAGGATCAATTGCTTTTATATCAATACTCAAAACATCGTTTACCTGTAGCCTGTAAGGCTTAGACTCCACAGCAGCAATATTTTTCTGCTCTCCGGAATTATTTTTATCCTGTAAATAAACCATGTCTTTAACAGGAATACAAGATGTAAATAGTATGCTAATCAATAGCAGGATATAAAAGCCTTTTTTTGTCATTAGTAAAATTTTATCGCAAATATAGCTTTTCCTTTAATCTTCAGAAAATCTAAGCGTTATTTGGGTTTATTTAATTGTTTTTGAAAGTTTTTTCGAATGGAACCCGATGTAAAATACTTCGACCAAGGGTGATTTCATCCGCATATTCCAATTCATCTCCCACCGAAATTCCTCTTGCAATGGTAGAAATTATGATTTCCGATTCGGCAATTTGTTTATAGATGTAAAAATTAGTGGTATCCCCTTCCATTGTAGAGCTGAGTGCAAAAATAATTTCCACCACCTTTCCTGCCTTTACTTTTTCGACCAGACTTGAAACATTCAATTGACTGGGGCCAACTCCTTCAATTGGAGAAATTTTCCCTCCAAGTACATGATAAATTCCTTTATACTGACCTGTGTTTTCAATCGCCATAACGTCACGAATATCCTCGACAACACAAATCGTTTGATGGTTTCTTGATGAGTTAGCACAAATTTCGCAGACTTTGGTATCTGAGATGTTATGACAATTTTGACAAAATTTAATATTCTCACGCATATTCAATAGAGCCTGAGATAAAAAACCGGTTTGTTCTTTAGGCTGTTTTAACAAATGCAGCACTAATCGCAACGCCGTACGTTTACCAATTCCGGGCAATTGCGACATTTCACTTACTGCTTTTTCTATTAATTTTGATGAAAATTCCATGACGACAAAAGTAATACATTAATGTTTCTTTTCTGATCCGATTAAAAATGAACTCCTCAATTTTCTGAGGTCAAAAACAAAAAACTTAATACTGATTTGTAGCCAATAAAACTAAAGTACAGGCCACTTCTGCCTTGATATTATTTAATTCTAACAATTGATAAAATTCCGGATTCTCAGCCCCTGGATTAAAAACAACTCTTTTAGGCTGTGCTTCTATAATATAATTGTAATATTCGCGCTGACGGGCAGGATTTAAATACAACGTAACAGTATCAATATTTTTTACCGGAATTGTTTTTGTATGAATCTTCACGCCGGCAACTTCGCCTTTGTTCTGACCAATTGCCAATACAGTATGTCCTTTTTCAACCAGCATATTTATAGCTTTAAAAGCGTAACGTTCCGGTTTTGTAGTAGCACCAAGAACAAGTGTTTTCTTATTTCTCATTATTTTTAAATATACTGCAAAAGTAATCAAAAAGAATGAGCTTATTTTAGGTTATCTTTTTAGAATTAAAAGCAGTAAAAAACAATATCCTTACATGATCTTAGCTCGAAGTTTTAAAAAATGTCTATTTTTACGGCACTAACCTAAACTCTATGGATTTATTCATTTATTTATTTGCCGCACTGTTTTCAGTATTAAACCCTATCGGCACCGTGCCTATTTTTGTTGGACTGACACAACACGATTCTCAAAAAGAACGTTCCCGAATTTCACTTTGGACCGCTATTAATGTTGGAATCATTTTATTGGTCTCCTATTTTATCGGTCAGTATGTTTTGACTTTTTTTGGAATAAGCATTGATGCTTTAAGAATTGCGGGGGGAATCGTAATTGTAAATTCCGGTTTTTCTTTACTTTCAGGAAAATTCAATAAAAAACGAGGAATCAATAAAAAAATCGAAACGGACGCACAACAAAGAAACGACATCGCTTTAACGCCTTTGGCAATACCAATGCTCGCAGGACCGGGATCAATGTCTCTATTAATTGCTTTTTATCAGGAACACCACGGAATAAACGAAATTATAATTTCATGTTCCGCTATCCTGGCAATTGCATTTACAATTTTTGCAATCCTTAAAAGTGCTCATTATTTAGCGCGTATACTTGGTGCTTCAGGAATCGTAGCTATTTCCAGAATTGTCGGTTTTATTGTAATTTCAATTGGAATTCAATATATCGTTAGCTCCATCATCAATATTGTTAAAGGAAACCTGATGTAAACACGATCAACATACATCTATAAAAAAAGGGGATAAAACATAGTTTTATCCCCTTTTTTTATATTTAAAAACCTATTTAGCTTCTTGGCAAAAATACTTCAGCCATCATACAGCGGGCACTTCCACCTCCACAAGCTTCGATAGTATCCAAACTGGAACTTAAAATTTCCGCATGATTTTCTAATTGTGCAATTTGTTTCGGGGTCAGACTCTGATGTGCCGATGCACTCATTACAATATATCTCTTATCATTTGTACCTCGAACTTCCAGCATATTTCCGGCAAAATTATTTACCTGTGCTTCGGTGATTAGAATAACTTCCTTTTTATCCGCTTTTAGATTTTCAAGAACCATTTTACGTTCTTTTTTATCATCGATACTATCTGCACAGATAACAGCGAATGTTTCACCCAGACACATCATTACATTCGTATGATAAATCA
It includes:
- a CDS encoding polysaccharide biosynthesis tyrosine autokinase — protein: MLDIKDFSIFENHSNFDFKGFLLKIASYWKLFLVSLIIAFAIAYQVNIRKEKIYGMQTMVSIKEERNPFFTSNTSLVFNWGGVSDQVNGITTVIQSRSHNELVVDKLQFYIDYLVQGKYNLVDAYGAVPFYVKIDKTKAQLANTLIGIKFLSPTEYEIRIPFESNSVSLITYSNKSYSNTTVQPKEYVRRCKAGEQVTLPFLNWNLQINDNPGFYTGNEYFVRFNDFDGTVSGYRGVSVNADEKGGSILTLGMQGTNKARMVEYLNSTVKMLIKIQLDGKNQFATNTIRFIDSTLIAMETQLKQTGNELKSFRKDKNIYEIEAGGAKVSDKIMDFDVEKDQVTRKIAYYNSLKSYLNNSNDYSRLPAPTVAGIEDPNVVVNVSKLIALSTQRSEMAYAVKSDKIFKDFDNQMQAIKSVLLENIASAKGSLLTDLAMVNAKIGQAESTVKKLPEEQQELLKIQRKYDLSDNIYTEFLKKRNEAEIVKASNLSDIHFIDPAKDIGGGLIGPKTSVNYVLALFLGMLIPLLFVFGIFFINNSIQNTEDISKLTQIPLIGIIGVNKDSLSLAVLDKPKSALSEAFRAIRSSLQFLYKKQQVSGSKTLMITSSISGEGKTFCSINIATVFALSEKKTVILGLDLRKPRLADEFNLKNQIGVVNYLIKQNSLEEITHHTGVPNLDVILSGPIPPNPSELILSDVMREMILELKQKYDYIILDTPPVGLVSDALELAQFADVTLYIVRQNYTKKDMITLLNTRVKRGELNNASIVLNGYENKAKYGAAYGYGYGAYANGYHDEEKKHSVWKTILSKFNKK
- a CDS encoding polysaccharide biosynthesis/export family protein, giving the protein MTKKGFYILLLISILFTSCIPVKDMVYLQDKNNSGEQKNIAAVESKPYRLQVNDVLSIDIKAIDPKLVSIFNTTESASSGTGKSESGLYFNGFTVDDHGNIRMPVLGEINVIGYTLEEIRVRIEKKLLEEYFKSEANIFVTVKLAGFRYTINGEVGSTGTKTLFQEHVNIMEAIANAGDISITGNRKAVTVIRQTPTGVQMQDIDLTDINVMKSPYFYLQPNDYIYVKPVKQKSWGTGKTGIESITTIITVLSLATTVYLLLKN
- the recR gene encoding recombination mediator RecR, which encodes MEFSSKLIEKAVSEMSQLPGIGKRTALRLVLHLLKQPKEQTGFLSQALLNMRENIKFCQNCHNISDTKVCEICANSSRNHQTICVVEDIRDVMAIENTGQYKGIYHVLGGKISPIEGVGPSQLNVSSLVEKVKAGKVVEIIFALSSTMEGDTTNFYIYKQIAESEIIISTIARGISVGDELEYADEITLGRSILHRVPFEKTFKNN
- a CDS encoding CoA-binding protein gives rise to the protein MRNKKTLVLGATTKPERYAFKAINMLVEKGHTVLAIGQNKGEVAGVKIHTKTIPVKNIDTVTLYLNPARQREYYNYIIEAQPKRVVFNPGAENPEFYQLLELNNIKAEVACTLVLLATNQY
- a CDS encoding MarC family protein, with product MDLFIYLFAALFSVLNPIGTVPIFVGLTQHDSQKERSRISLWTAINVGIILLVSYFIGQYVLTFFGISIDALRIAGGIVIVNSGFSLLSGKFNKKRGINKKIETDAQQRNDIALTPLAIPMLAGPGSMSLLIAFYQEHHGINEIIISCSAILAIAFTIFAILKSAHYLARILGASGIVAISRIVGFIVISIGIQYIVSSIINIVKGNLM